Below is a genomic region from Pseudomonas extremaustralis.
CGATCAATCGCGCCGCGCTTTGCAAGCGCGCCTGGCGCTGGGCCTGCTGGTCGAGCACCAGGCGCTCCAGTTGCGGGCGTGCGTTTTCCAGCAGCAGGGCGAGGCTTTCATACAGCCGCCGTTCGCCGTCTTCCGGCGGCGCGACGCTGTCGAACCGCACCAGCGCATGCAGGCCGAGGCGTGCCAGGGCTTCGCGCCAGTCCGGCTCGCGGTGGTCGCTGCTGCTGACAAAGTTGAGCACCGGCAGCAATGGCTTGCCGCAGCTGGCCAGCACTTGCAGCTCGTCGCGGTACTTGGCCAGCACCGGCTCACGGGCGTCGATCACATACAGGCCGGCATCGGATGCGAGCAGTTGGCGCAGCACCTTGGCTTCCTGTTCGAAACGCTGGCGCGCTTCGCTGCCGTCGAGGAAGCGCGCCAGCCGGGCGGGCCCATCGAGGCGTTCGCCGGGACGTTCCAGGCGTTCCAGGTAATCGAGCAGGGCGATGGCATCTTCCAGCCCCGGCGTGTCGTACAGCTCCAGCAAGGCTTCGCCATCCACCGACAGGCGCGCGCCTTCGACATGCCGCGTGGTGCTGGGGCGATGGGAGACTTCGCCGAAGCCTACGTCCCGCGTGAGGGTGCGCAACAGCGAGGTCTTGCCGACGTTGGTGTGGCCGACCACGGCGAGTTTCAGCGGTTTAGTCATGACCGGTCTCCAGCCAGTTCAGCGGCGCGCAGTCGGCGAAGGGCAACTCCAACTGTTGCAGCGCGGTGTGCCAGT
It encodes:
- a CDS encoding DUF3482 domain-containing protein, which translates into the protein MTKPLKLAVVGHTNVGKTSLLRTLTRDVGFGEVSHRPSTTRHVEGARLSVDGEALLELYDTPGLEDAIALLDYLERLERPGERLDGPARLARFLDGSEARQRFEQEAKVLRQLLASDAGLYVIDAREPVLAKYRDELQVLASCGKPLLPVLNFVSSSDHREPDWREALARLGLHALVRFDSVAPPEDGERRLYESLALLLENARPQLERLVLDQQAQRQARLQSAARLIAELLIDCAACRRSVVSEDEPQAIADLRKAVRQREQKCVEALLKLFGFRPQDAAASDLPLLDGRWGDDLFNPETLKQLGVRVGGGIAAGAAAGAGVDLLVGGLTLGAAALAGAIAGGALQTARSYGGRLLGKIKGQRELTVDDSVLRLLALRQRQLLKALNLRGHAAMHSIKVDTPQDKTWREGKLPDALHKARAHPQWSSLNPHAKLSQAERQEQVEALAQRLDEA